The following proteins are co-located in the Branchiostoma lanceolatum isolate klBraLanc5 chromosome 16, klBraLanc5.hap2, whole genome shotgun sequence genome:
- the LOC136422096 gene encoding uncharacterized protein, whose protein sequence is MLPSPHTRNVPVLSEYALSLESHVKRRYIEKIAIIDIDPVTVPCHQFVRQCLPPVEQSDLFSYLVLQTSHYTNDQFKNYKSLEAYNHVVSGFIAEVKGKIIAGKYVVVAKVRHSQRMNDAPADVWLIVQTDGAVISAHCHCKAGLGESCSHIASVLFYIECWTRINGNLACTQVKCTWILPTYAKAVHYERVRDIDFTSAKRLKEKLDHKIDSFTPTSQDSALPSHEETEVEQDSVPPSCEKTAVAEDSVPPSCEKTAVAEDSVPPSHEKTAVAEDSVPPSHEKTEVAEESVPTAEEIKQVYAKLNKCSSKAVALSLIKPYAGQFVMRSRNIPVVSDLFQSDNLNLPYHELLRKCLEVKIDLSDEQIDTVEKDTRTQAKGPGFFRHRAGRIGASVSGTVFHSNLAQPPQSTLKSTCYPDLYKVNTKATRHGCEKEEAAIKTYEAYMKDKHVNFQIKRCGLFIHKEHPYLHATPDFLVSCDCCGEGCGEVKCPTSVPDCNYDKYVNSKSSCLEKVDGDFRLKKGNNYYYQVQQQLFVLSEKKFCDFVVCVWDQKGNAYLVCDRIKPDPEHHKRVLFKLHAFWRICILPEILGRWYTRKCDVPVKVPGSNAVCFCRGERGKDDVTCSNAECPYGQFHEACLGIGGVTLRKTWYCPHCSRLPEYQKLTGKKPKKQQEQSAVSQAALICTTVCMCNAKPCKEDRYLECHNANCDQGKYFHLSCLDMKRMPNNAKTTWQCKQCRKKKPSTSTPNSCTKKTKPVDSPSTCNTSCDEEDVVITDETTLISQINVPSLFGS, encoded by the exons ATGTTACCATCTCCCCATACCAGGAACGTACCAGTTCTCTCAGAGTATGCCTTGAGTTTGGAGAGCCATGTGAAGCGAAGATACATTGAGAAAATTGCTATCATCGACATAGATCCAGTGACTGTTCCGTGTCATCAGTTTGTCCGTCAATGTTTGCCACCTGTGGAACAGTCAGACTTGTTCAGTTACCTCGTCCTTcagacaagtcattacactaaTGACCAGTTTAAAAACTACAAAAGTTTGGAGGCATATAACCATGTGGTGTCCGGATTTATCGCAGAAGTGAAGGGAAAGATCATTGCTGGGAAGTATGTGGTGGTGGCAAAAGTTCGTCATTCTCAAAGAATGAACGACGCCCCTGCTGACGTATGGCTGATAGTCCAGACAGATGGAGCGGTCATATCTGCACACTGTCACTGCAAAGCTGGGCTGGGTGAGTCCTGCTCACATATTGCCAGTGTGCTGTTCTACATTGAATGCTGGACAAGGATCAATGGGAACCTGGCATGTACACAAGTGAAATGTACCTGGATTCTTCCCACATATGCCAAGGCAGTTCATTATGAAAGAGTGAGAGATATTGACTTCACTTCAGCAAAAAGACTGAAGGAAAAACTTGACCACAAAATTGACTCCTTCACTCCCACATCACAAGACAGTGCCCTGCCATCACATGAGGAGACTGAAGTAGAACAGGACAGTGTCCCGCCATCATGTGAGAAGACTGCTGTAGCAGAGGACAGTGTCCCGCCATCATGTGAGAAGACTGCTGTAGCAGAGGACAGTGTCCCGCCATCACATGAGAAGACTGCTGTAGCAGAGGACAGTGTCCCGCCATCACATGAGAAGACTGAGGTAGCAGAGGAGAGTGTCCCCACAGCAGAAGAGATTAAACAAGTGTATGCGAAACTTAATAAGTGTAGTTCTAAAGCAGTGGCACTCAGTTTGATTAAGCCATATGCAGGGCAGTTTGTCATGAGAAGCCGTAACATACCTGTAGTATCCGACTTATTTCAATCTGACAATCTCAACCTTCCCTATCATGAGCTACTTCGTAAGTGCTTAGAGGTTAAGATTGATCTATCAGATGAGCAGATTGACACAGTGGAAAAAGACACTAGGACACAAGCAAAAGGTCCTGGCTTTTTCAGACACAGGGCAGGGCGAATTGGAGCCTCTGTTAGTGGTACAGTCTTCCATAGCAACTTGGCACAGCCTCCACAGTCAACCCTGAAGTCCACATGTTATCCAGATCTCTACAAAGTGAACACAAAAGCCACAAGACATGGATGTGAGAAGGAAGAAGCTGCCATCAAGACTTATGAGGCATACATGAAAGACAAACATGTCAACTTCCAGATAAAGAGGTGTGGTTTATTCATACACAAAGAACACCCTTACCTGCATGCAACACCAGACTTCCTTGTGTCATGTGATTGTTGTGGGGAGGGATGTGGGGAGGTAAAATGTCCAACATCTGTACCCGACTGTAACTATGACAAGTATGTGAATAGCAAGAGTTCATGTCTGGAGAAGGTAGATGGGGACTTTAGGTTGAAGAAAGGTAACAATTATTACTATCAGGTTCAACAACAACTATTTGTCTTGTCTGAGAAGAAGTTCTGTGAttttgtagtgtgtgtgtgggatCAGAAAGGGAACGCCTACTTGGTATGTGACAGGATCAAACCTGACCCAGAACACCACAAGAGGGTCCTTTTCAAGCTCCATGCCTTCTGGAGAATCTGTATACTACCAGAGATCCTTGGGCGGTGGTACACAAGGAAATGTGATGTGCCAGTAAAGGTCCCTGGCTCAAATGCAGTTTGCTTTTGTAGGGGAGAGAGGGGTAAAGATGATGTAACATGCAGTAATGCAGAATGTCCATATGGCCAGTTCCATGAGGCATGTTTGGGTATTGGTGGGGTCACTTTGAGAAAGACCTGGTACTGTCCTCACTGTAGCCGGCTACCAGAGTACCAAAAGCTAACAGGCAAGAAGCCTAAGAAGCAGCAAGAACAATCAGCAGTAAGCCAGGCTGCCTTGATTTGCAccactgtatgtatgtgtaatgcCAAACCATGTAAGGAAGACAGGTACCTTGAATGCCACAATGCTAACTGTGATCAGGGGAAGTATTTCCACCTTAGTTGTTTGGACATGAAAAGAATGCCCAATAATGCTAAAACAACATGGCAGTGTAAGCAATGTAGGAAGAAGAAGCCATCAACTAGTACTCCTAATTCTtgtactaagaaaacaaagcctGTTGATTCTCcttctacatgtaacacaagTTGTGATGAGGAAGATGTTGTTATCACTGATGagactactctcatctcccaaataaacgtaccg tctctgtttggatcgtaa
- the LOC136422156 gene encoding protein-arginine deiminase type-4-like: protein MDTLLNFLRAQRVQPPVLLYSDWLEVGHVDEFMTFVSATNGKTDTERQFCFKGFSLKESATVTVNNLLEDSSLRKQNALYQSYINENREILKKELGLTEEDIVDLPQLYREVTEPNADTPGRAAAAYPNLVNMLVLGKFLGIPKPFGPIINGACAFEQHVTSLLEPLGLTCDFLDDWYSYHVFLGEVHCGSQTRRQPFAFKWWEMAI, encoded by the exons ATGGACACTCTGTTGAACTTTCTGAGGGCACAGAGAGTGCAACCACCAGTGCTGCTGTACTCTGATTGGCTAGAAGTCGGTCACGTGGACGAATTCATGACCTTCGTTTCTGCTACAAATGGGAAG ACGGATACGGAGAGGCAGTTCTGTTTCAAG GGCTTCAGTCTGAAGGAGAGTGCGACCGTCACTGTCAACAACCTACTGGAAGATTCGTCCTTAAGGAAACAAAACGCTCTTTACCAG AGTTATATCAACGAGAATCGGGAAATACTGAAGAAAGAGCTGGGGCTGACTGAAGAGGACATTGTCGACCTGCCGCAGTTGTACAGGGAAGTGACGGAGCCAAATGCTGACACGCCGGGGCGAGCAG CTGCGGCCTACCCCAACCTGGTGAACATGTTAGTGCTTGGGAAGTTCCTGGGTATCCCAAAGCCCTTCGGTCCCATCATCAACGGCGCATGCGCGTTCGAACAACACGTAACATCACTGCTGGAACCTCTGGGACTGACCTGCGACTTCCTGGATGACTGGTACTCCTATCACGTGTTCCTGGGTGAGGTGCATTGTGGGTCTCAAACACGGCGACAACCGTTCGCCTTCAAGTGGTGGGAGATGGCCATTTGA
- the LOC136421460 gene encoding uncharacterized protein: MQQDLESMQSTKSSTCDVMTVYAKRVYRAIDAQMVEQSMLQAGEEAKRTTADMENNEDKCAEGNLLPVHLMPFKNSIQASGNTHTSGQGEGLGNVFQYVVLA, encoded by the exons ATGCAGCAAGATTTGGAGTCGATGCAGTCAACAAAATcaagcacgtgtgacgtcatgacag TGTACGCGAAGAGGGTCTACAGAGCCATTGATGCTCAGATGGTGGAGCAGTCAATGCTTCAGGCCGGTGAGGAGGCAAAGAGAACAACTGCAGACATGGAGAACAATG AAGACAAATGTGCTGAGGGAAATCTACTACCAGTACATCTGATGCCCTTCAAGAACAGCATCCAAGCGAGTGGAAACACACATACTTCAGGCCAGGGAGAGGGTTTGGGAAACGTCTTTCAATATGTTGTACTTGCATGA
- the LOC136421459 gene encoding uncharacterized protein, with translation MADLSLESKEPQDAETRTEELQYAFSSVSVHQESKIAGTQTEEFEYMFGAPGYQAPDRDFFKSADKVRFYTGLPTYEVLMIVFDHVAPFVTRRSKSLDSFQEFMIVLMKLRLNPPFQALAYQFKVSLATVSRIFCTWIVALDTRLSCFISWPDREDLWRTMPRCFLHTFGRKVTVIIHCFEVFIAKPTNLLARAQTFSSYKHHNTIKVLIGITPQGTISFVSEAWGGRTSDKFLTENCGFLDKLLPGDTVMADRGFTIDESVGLKQGQLVIPAFTKGKAQLDPIDVEKSRGIANVRIHVERVIGLLRRKYTFLQGTIPTDYLVCRESKVPLVDRIIRVCSALVNFCPPIVPFD, from the coding sequence ATGGCTGACCTCTCGTTGGAAAGCAAAGAGCCACAGGATGCCGAAACACGGACAGAGGAGCTGCAGTATGCTTTCAGCAGCGTGTCAGTTCACCAAGAGTCGAAGATTGCTGGAACACAGACAGAAGAGTTCGAGTACATGTTTGGTGCGCCAGGTTATCAAGCCCCCGACAGAGACTTTTTTAAATCAGCTGATAAAGTGAGATTTTACACCGGTCTGCCTACATATGAAGTCCTTATGATTGTTTTTGATCATGTAGCTCCCTTTGTTACCCGAAGGAGCAAGAGCCTGGATAGTTTCCAGGAGTTTATGATAGTTCTTATGAAACTCAGACTTAACCCGCCATTCCAAGCTCTAGCTTACCAGTTTAAAGTATCGCTTGCCACTGTTTCGCGCATCTTCTGCACATGGATTGTAGCATTGGACACCAGACtatcatgttttatttcttggcCTGACAGAGAGGATTTGTGGAGGACTATGCCAAGGTGCTTTCTGCACACATTTGGCAGGAAAGTGACTGTAATCATTCACTGTTTCGAGGTATTCATCGCCAAACCAACCAACCTCCTGGCCCGTGCACAAACATTCTCAAGCTACAAGCATCACAATACTATCAAAGTTCTCATTGGTATCACACCACAAGGGACAATCTCTTTCGTGTCAGAAGCTTGGGGTGGCCGAACGTCAGACAAGTTCCTGACAGAGAACTGTGGATTCCTAGACAAACTGTTGCCAGGTGACACAGTCATGGCTGATAGGGGATTTACCATTGATGAAAGTGTTGGTCTGAAGCAGGGACAGCTTGTAATTCCTGCTTTCACAAAGGGGAAGGCACAGCTAGATCCAATTGACGTAGAGAAATCAAGGGGTATTGCCAATGTGCGAATCCATGTGGAAAGAGTTATTGGTCTGTTGCGTAGGAAGTATACTTTCTTACAGGGAACTATTCCCACAGATTACTTAGTGTGTCGTGAGTCCAAAGTACCGTTGGTTGACAGAATCATCAGAGTCTGCTCAGCACTTGTAAATTTCTGTCCGCCAATTGTACCTTTTGATTAG